In Penaeus vannamei isolate JL-2024 chromosome 15, ASM4276789v1, whole genome shotgun sequence, the following are encoded in one genomic region:
- the LOC113804282 gene encoding uncharacterized protein, which produces MAPRLTAVALALFAIGVGAQNGLPGYSYGAPKDPLAPAGPGGPGVETETADPISALAANIPGGGVPGEDYPILASVPDTGFSCEAQQFPGYYADVAPEAGCQVFHICQFDGRQDAFLCPNGSIFNQQYFVCDWWFNVDCAASLQFFGLNADIGKVPEDSSTEPSDSYGAPPTEQQYQQPQNQYQQPQTQQNQPPAPPPNQLYGTPNRRG; this is translated from the exons ATGGCTCCCCGTCTCACAGCTGTCGCCCTCG CCCTCTTCGCGATAGGCGTGGGCGCCCAGAACGGCCTTCCCGGCTACAGCTACGGCGCCCCCAAAGACCCTCTGGCCCCGGCTGGCCCCGGCGGCCCCGGCGTAGAAACGGAGACGGCGGATCCCATATCG GCGCTCGCTGCCAACATCCCCGGCGGAGGCGTCCCTGGCGAGGACTACCCCATCCTGGCCTCCGTCCCCGACACCGGATTCTCCTGCGAAGCACAGCAGTTCCCGGGCTACTACGCTGACGTTGCCCCGGAGGCCGGCTGCCAAGTCTTCCACATCTGCCAGTTCGACGGCCGCCAGGACGCCTTCCTGTGCCCCAACGGCTCCATCTTCAACCAGCAGTACTTCGTGTGCGACTGGTGGTTCAACGTGGACTGTGCCGCGTCCCTGCAGTTCTTCGGCCTCAACGCTGACATCGGGAAGGTCCCCGAAGACAGCTCGACTGAGCCGTCGGACAGCTACGGCGCGCCTCCGACCGAGCAGCAGTATCAGCAGCCACAGAACCAGTACCAGCAGCCACAAACTCAGCAGAATCAGCCTCCAGCACCTCCTCCGAACCAGCTGTACGGCACGCCAAACCGCCGCGGCTGA